A window of the Lactobacillus gasseri ATCC 33323 = JCM 1131 genome harbors these coding sequences:
- the glsA gene encoding glutaminase A, translating to MIQLEQLVQKNLAKEKEGKVASYIPALAEVNPKQLGVALYDLDDGEIGEAGQSEVRFAIESISKVITLMLAIKKMGIQEVFKHVGSRQTGFAFNSILNMEIEKAKYPLNPFINAGAIATTSMVVSKTGEGAFEEILSFARDICNDPNLYLDQIIYHSERRTGNLDRSLAYYMESKNMMLGDVVTSLDTYFKQCSMMVTAHSLANLGAVLANGGVKPWDNKRIISDEEARCVKSLMMTTGLYNQSGTYSRLIGVPTKSGVGGGLMSAAPHKYGIGIFSPALDKAGNSVAGLDLLRDIVEGLELDIFD from the coding sequence ATGATTCAATTAGAGCAATTAGTTCAGAAAAATTTAGCTAAGGAAAAAGAAGGTAAAGTTGCAAGTTATATTCCTGCCTTAGCAGAAGTTAACCCTAAGCAATTAGGAGTAGCGCTTTATGATTTAGATGACGGCGAAATTGGTGAAGCTGGGCAAAGTGAAGTGCGATTTGCAATTGAGAGTATTTCAAAAGTAATTACCTTGATGCTTGCTATAAAGAAGATGGGGATCCAAGAAGTATTTAAGCATGTTGGATCTCGTCAAACCGGTTTTGCCTTTAATTCAATTCTTAATATGGAGATTGAAAAGGCAAAATATCCACTGAATCCGTTTATTAACGCCGGCGCTATTGCCACAACATCGATGGTAGTAAGTAAGACCGGAGAAGGAGCATTTGAGGAAATCTTATCATTTGCCCGTGATATTTGTAATGATCCTAATCTTTATTTAGATCAAATTATTTATCATTCTGAAAGACGGACTGGTAATCTCGACCGGTCACTTGCATATTATATGGAATCTAAAAATATGATGCTTGGAGATGTGGTAACTAGCCTTGATACGTATTTTAAGCAGTGCTCAATGATGGTTACAGCTCATTCTTTGGCTAATTTAGGTGCCGTTTTGGCAAATGGTGGGGTGAAGCCATGGGATAACAAGCGGATTATTTCTGATGAAGAGGCTAGATGTGTTAAATCGTTGATGATGACAACGGGTCTTTATAATCAATCAGGAACCTATTCGCGTTTAATTGGCGTGCCAACTAAGAGTGGGGTTGGTGGTGGTTTAATGTCAGCTGCTCCACATAAATATGGAATTGGGATTTTTAGCCCTGCACTTGATAAGGCTGGCAATAGTGTTGCTGGCCTTGATCTATTAAGAGATATTGTCGAAGGATTAGAATTGGATATTTTTGATTAG
- a CDS encoding FAD-binding protein, with the protein MVYKTKVSWDATYDVIVIGFGGAGAGAARFAADNNAKVLLIDAAPEGSEGGNTRYAGGAFAWGSNFDQLKEYYKQTYYPFEYDEEALDTFIKNVMQMKEYSKKYFGIEAQPTGRRPNGEYPEYKDAASMQSQSMTKGMYNGGFWKLLRKQVFDRLDKIDIWFESPAEHLIQDPDTNAVIGAVIKRNNREVNVAAKRGVVLSLGGFENNQSMVQDFLGQGSLAPIGTLYNRGKGIDLAVEAGARLWHMSNYDSHGLSLRQNEPREKFAYMINWKSLFNGSIFVAGDDGTRYFREDEEDRHGYKYNHGNWVMIPNQNHPHIIMDQAQYEQLSNDQSAKADQIKELISYAIKADSIEKLSKKIDAPYLKQAVEDFNFLTDVKKRDMFLNRKIETMRSLKEGPYYAIPVRHNILHTHGGAQRNSKCEVIGLDGKAIPNLYEAGELGDIFATKYLGANSIADLLISGKIAGTNAAKIKNNMTLPDAVTSASQVHEDLKSDAHQVKMHFEAGKNQGIGSSDQGINDLPIVVRVTLDENQNLKNIETLQEKESGDLGGQAIPKLTQEMLDHNSADVDSVSGASTTSRAFKDAVKQAIENARKSK; encoded by the coding sequence ATGGTGTATAAGACGAAAGTATCTTGGGATGCCACATATGATGTAATTGTAATTGGCTTTGGTGGCGCCGGAGCAGGTGCAGCGCGTTTTGCTGCTGATAATAATGCAAAAGTTCTTTTGATTGATGCTGCTCCTGAAGGAAGCGAAGGCGGTAATACTAGATATGCTGGTGGCGCGTTTGCTTGGGGATCAAATTTTGATCAACTGAAAGAATACTATAAGCAGACTTATTATCCATTTGAGTATGATGAAGAAGCATTAGATACCTTTATCAAAAATGTAATGCAAATGAAGGAGTATTCAAAAAAGTATTTTGGAATTGAAGCTCAACCAACAGGTAGAAGACCAAATGGCGAATATCCAGAATATAAAGATGCTGCTTCTATGCAGTCTCAAAGTATGACTAAAGGGATGTACAATGGCGGATTTTGGAAATTACTTCGTAAGCAAGTTTTTGATCGACTAGACAAAATTGATATTTGGTTTGAATCGCCAGCTGAGCACTTGATTCAAGATCCAGATACTAACGCTGTAATTGGTGCTGTTATTAAGCGAAATAATAGAGAAGTAAATGTTGCTGCTAAAAGAGGAGTTGTTTTAAGTCTAGGCGGTTTTGAAAATAATCAAAGTATGGTTCAAGACTTTTTAGGTCAAGGTTCGCTTGCGCCAATTGGTACTTTGTATAACCGTGGTAAGGGGATTGATCTTGCTGTTGAAGCAGGTGCGCGATTATGGCATATGTCTAACTACGATTCACACGGCTTATCGCTTAGACAAAATGAACCACGAGAAAAATTTGCTTACATGATTAATTGGAAGAGCCTATTTAATGGGTCAATTTTTGTAGCAGGTGATGATGGAACTCGTTACTTTAGAGAAGATGAAGAAGATCGTCATGGCTACAAGTACAATCATGGAAATTGGGTTATGATTCCTAATCAAAATCATCCACATATCATTATGGATCAAGCTCAATATGAGCAGCTTTCTAACGATCAGTCAGCTAAGGCAGATCAAATTAAAGAATTGATTTCATATGCAATTAAAGCTGATTCAATTGAAAAATTATCTAAAAAAATTGATGCGCCATATTTAAAGCAGGCAGTTGAAGACTTTAATTTCTTAACTGATGTGAAAAAACGAGATATGTTTTTGAACAGAAAAATTGAAACAATGAGATCTTTAAAAGAAGGTCCATACTATGCAATTCCTGTTCGTCATAATATTTTGCATACACATGGTGGTGCACAGAGAAATTCTAAATGTGAAGTAATTGGACTTGATGGAAAGGCAATTCCTAATTTATATGAAGCCGGAGAATTAGGAGACATTTTTGCCACTAAGTATTTAGGGGCCAATTCAATTGCTGATTTATTAATTTCAGGAAAGATTGCTGGAACTAATGCAGCAAAAATAAAGAATAACATGACTCTTCCAGATGCTGTTACTAGCGCAAGTCAAGTTCATGAAGATTTAAAGAGTGATGCACATCAAGTTAAGATGCATTTTGAAGCTGGTAAAAATCAAGGAATTGGGTCAAGCGATCAAGGGATTAATGATCTTCCAATTGTTGTTCGTGTAACTTTAGATGAAAATCAAAACTTAAAGAATATCGAAACGCTTCAAGAAAAAGAATCTGGCGATTTGGGTGGTCAGGCAATACCAAAATTGACCCAAGAAATGCTCGACCATAATTCTGCTGACGTGGACTCAGTTTCTGGTGCAAGTACAACTAGTAGAGCATTTAAAGATGCTGTTAAACAAGCAATAGAGAATGCTCGTAAAAGCAAATAG
- a CDS encoding LysR family transcriptional regulator gives MNDKDLLYFCKLVETQNYTLTANSFNVTQPTISMAIKRLQNRFDDPLIFQKNRKSKITLSPAGELLYQKAKYLLKEMASIDYDVKHANIKKIRVAFSGIAGSIYIPEIIEKFYKEDIVNLLDARLERSATAFKDLNNGDVDVAIYSWMVPINDPAYFIRNLDRTELVIITGKDDPWKNKKVIDAQELRNRKFVARQKGYLTRECLEEEAKLGDFTPNILYTARTMKLMIDLVKRNVGIALAMENSVKDEKDLHIIRLRSGQKLWAYMQIAMRKSFIPNKYQRQGIDILRRFHLN, from the coding sequence ATGAATGACAAGGATTTACTATATTTTTGCAAATTAGTTGAAACACAGAACTATACCCTAACTGCTAATTCATTTAACGTTACACAACCGACAATTTCGATGGCGATCAAGCGACTTCAAAATAGATTTGATGATCCCCTGATTTTTCAAAAGAATCGCAAAAGTAAAATTACACTCTCACCCGCAGGTGAATTACTTTATCAAAAAGCAAAATATCTTTTAAAAGAAATGGCAAGTATCGATTACGACGTTAAACACGCCAATATTAAAAAAATTAGAGTAGCCTTTTCTGGAATTGCTGGTAGTATTTATATTCCTGAAATTATAGAAAAATTTTATAAAGAAGACATTGTTAACCTGTTAGATGCTCGCTTAGAAAGAAGTGCGACTGCATTTAAAGATTTAAACAATGGCGATGTAGACGTTGCTATCTATTCTTGGATGGTGCCAATCAATGATCCTGCCTATTTTATCCGTAATTTAGATAGAACAGAGTTAGTTATCATTACTGGTAAAGATGATCCTTGGAAAAATAAAAAAGTTATTGATGCCCAAGAATTAAGAAACCGCAAGTTTGTGGCCAGACAAAAGGGTTACTTAACTAGAGAATGTTTGGAAGAAGAGGCAAAGCTCGGCGATTTTACTCCAAACATTTTATACACGGCTCGAACAATGAAACTAATGATCGATTTAGTTAAAAGAAATGTTGGTATTGCTCTAGCAATGGAGAATTCCGTTAAGGATGAAAAAGATCTCCACATAATTCGTCTACGTTCAGGACAAAAACTCTGGGCATACATGCAAATTGCAATGAGAAAAAGTTTTATTCCCAATAAATATCAAAGACAAGGAATTGATATTCTTCGAAGGTTCCATCTAAATTAA
- a CDS encoding DASS family sodium-coupled anion symporter, whose translation MLAKVNWKGFILPVIIGCVLWIITPFRPAAITPIAWHLFALFIATIVACITKPLPMVGSTLVAVTIGTLLHIFNIKEVSASFGNTTVWLIAMCLFMSAGFIRSGLGKRVAYLFIRSFGKRTIGLAYSLSTVETLMAIAIPSNIARVNGIMYPIIDALSRQMGSDPKEGTQRKLGSYLIFNEYEVNIVTSTMFLTGLAGNMVALGIAKTQGITVSWMQWFLAAIVPGLISLILVPFILYKIYPPEVKETPNANAWASKKLEEMGKMTPAEKIMACVFVLALLLWLLGSSIGIDATLVGFIAVSILLISGVITVKDMMDQKGAWSLIVWLSIVMLMSQKLMKLGFFPWFSKELGLMLHGVNWVWVLVILFLVYFYIHYMFPSITTQSSAVLAGFLSIALGAGVPKLMAGLMLGFAGSIFCSTTPYSAGPAALLSTTGYVKSSDWWKLSAIFGVFLNIVWLGGGLLWTKIIGFW comes from the coding sequence ATGTTAGCAAAAGTAAATTGGAAGGGATTTATACTTCCAGTAATTATTGGATGTGTATTGTGGATCATTACACCTTTTAGACCGGCTGCAATAACACCAATTGCATGGCATTTATTTGCCTTATTTATTGCCACAATCGTGGCATGTATTACTAAACCATTACCGATGGTTGGTTCTACTTTGGTTGCTGTTACAATTGGTACGCTACTTCATATTTTTAATATTAAAGAAGTATCTGCATCTTTTGGGAATACGACTGTTTGGTTAATTGCAATGTGCTTGTTCATGTCTGCTGGATTTATTAGATCAGGATTGGGTAAACGTGTTGCTTATCTATTTATTAGGTCTTTTGGAAAAAGAACAATTGGCTTAGCTTATTCACTTTCAACGGTTGAAACCTTAATGGCGATTGCCATTCCAAGCAATATTGCACGTGTTAATGGTATTATGTATCCAATTATTGACGCCTTATCTAGACAAATGGGGTCAGATCCAAAAGAAGGTACACAAAGAAAGTTAGGATCGTATTTGATTTTTAACGAGTACGAGGTAAATATTGTAACTTCAACTATGTTTTTAACTGGACTAGCTGGAAATATGGTTGCTTTAGGTATTGCAAAAACGCAAGGAATTACTGTCTCATGGATGCAATGGTTTTTAGCAGCAATTGTTCCAGGTCTAATTTCTCTAATTTTAGTACCATTTATTTTATATAAAATTTATCCACCAGAAGTTAAAGAAACACCTAATGCTAATGCATGGGCAAGTAAAAAGCTTGAAGAAATGGGAAAAATGACGCCTGCTGAAAAGATTATGGCTTGCGTATTTGTTTTGGCATTACTTTTATGGTTATTAGGATCAAGTATTGGAATTGATGCAACTTTAGTTGGTTTTATCGCAGTTTCAATTTTGTTAATTTCAGGTGTCATTACTGTTAAAGATATGATGGATCAAAAGGGTGCTTGGAGCTTGATTGTATGGCTATCAATTGTAATGCTTATGTCACAGAAATTAATGAAATTAGGATTTTTCCCTTGGTTCTCAAAGGAATTAGGTCTAATGCTTCATGGCGTTAACTGGGTTTGGGTCTTAGTAATTCTATTCTTGGTTTACTTCTATATTCACTATATGTTCCCATCTATTACTACGCAAAGTTCAGCCGTTTTAGCAGGTTTTCTATCAATTGCACTTGGAGCTGGTGTTCCAAAGCTAATGGCGGGATTAATGCTAGGCTTTGCAGGGTCGATCTTTTGTTCAACGACTCCTTATTCAGCTGGACCAGCTGCACTTCTTTCAACTACAGGATATGTAAAATCATCAGATTGGTGGAAATTGTCCGCAATTTTCGGTGTCTTTTTGAATATTGTATGGCTTGGCGGCGGTCTGCTTTGGACTAAAATAATTGGTTTTTGGTAA
- a CDS encoding AAA family ATPase encodes MKVNNPFNPTFGDVPKIFLDTDTRINDLISKIKTSDFARSFFITGVRGSGKTVFLNAVAQKLDQDDNCYRINLINKDNLVASLTKKLAIKTESAFQKALNNVNSITVKGINIDLNSSETEYDIVLEKILEKVKKQNKYVVVTIDEITNTEAVREFAQVFNELKGDNLPIFVLMTGLPDLILDIQTQSKLTFLLRSEKIHTLPLKNADIIAAYTSVFNCSLSVASRMAKMTGGYAFAFQLLGFLLFDQLNGKIPESADLDKVSIPFQLQLFDNAYQKIFIDLSEWDRKYLLAVRGNKRLQDVVKILGKDKVFVAQYRRRAIERKLIIPAGYGLVQYTLPYFDEYLKQTEDPDSAYYWGY; translated from the coding sequence ATGAAAGTGAATAATCCTTTTAATCCCACATTTGGTGATGTTCCTAAAATATTTCTTGATACAGATACTAGAATTAATGATTTAATTTCTAAAATTAAAACTAGTGATTTTGCTCGTTCGTTTTTTATTACTGGCGTTAGAGGTTCAGGGAAAACTGTTTTTCTAAACGCAGTAGCTCAAAAATTGGATCAAGATGATAATTGTTATCGGATTAACCTTATTAATAAAGATAATCTGGTCGCAAGTTTAACAAAGAAATTGGCTATCAAGACTGAATCTGCTTTTCAAAAAGCTCTAAATAATGTTAATTCAATTACTGTAAAAGGAATTAATATTGATTTAAACAGTTCTGAAACAGAATATGATATTGTTTTAGAGAAAATACTGGAAAAAGTAAAGAAACAAAATAAATACGTTGTTGTTACAATTGATGAAATTACTAATACCGAAGCAGTAAGAGAATTTGCACAAGTCTTTAATGAATTAAAGGGAGATAATTTACCGATTTTTGTTTTAATGACGGGTCTTCCAGATTTGATTTTAGATATCCAAACTCAAAGTAAATTAACATTTTTGCTGAGATCAGAAAAAATTCACACATTACCGCTAAAAAATGCGGATATAATTGCTGCATATACATCTGTATTTAATTGTTCTTTAAGTGTTGCAAGTCGAATGGCAAAAATGACAGGGGGATATGCTTTCGCCTTTCAGTTATTGGGGTTTTTATTGTTTGATCAACTAAACGGAAAAATTCCTGAAAGTGCAGATCTTGATAAAGTTTCAATCCCATTTCAATTGCAACTATTTGATAATGCATATCAGAAAATATTTATTGATTTATCTGAATGGGATCGCAAATATTTATTAGCAGTTAGGGGAAATAAGCGACTTCAGGATGTAGTCAAGATCTTAGGAAAAGATAAAGTTTTTGTAGCACAATATCGAAGAAGAGCTATTGAGCGTAAGTTGATAATTCCAGCTGGGTATGGATTAGTACAATATACACTTCCATATTTTGATGAATATTTAAAACAGACTGAAGATCCTGATTCAGCTTATTATTGGGGATATTAG
- the lacG gene encoding 6-phospho-beta-galactosidase → MKEFKFPKGFYFGGATAAYQCEGATKEDGKGEVIWDKYLREQGTINPDPACDFYHRYPEDLELCKEFHINAIRVSIDWARIFPEGEGRIEPRGVEYYHKLFKKCHEEGVEPFVTLHHFDTPQALQDKGGWLSQEMLDAFVEYAKFCFKEYAGEVRYWITINEPTSMAGQQYVGGTFPPAYKDQFDKCFKAEYNQNLVHARIVNAYKEAGYTGQIGIVHALQTVYPATDSEGDKHAAELKDVLENKFYLDGTLAGKYSKHTLALVKEIIDANGQQMIDIKPEDEKVLLKAAKQLDFVGVNYYFSKFMKEYHGDTEIIHNGTGEKGTDVNRMKGVGEEIHPKDLPATDWDWIIYPQGMYDQLKRVYDDYPLVHSIYITENGMGYKDKFEGEDKIIDDTPRIDYLKQHMEEVAKAIEAGIPVNGYFVWSLQDMFSWTNGYSKRYGLFYVDFKTQKRYAKKSAYWYKKLAETREIPPVD, encoded by the coding sequence ATGAAAGAATTTAAATTTCCAAAAGGATTTTACTTTGGCGGGGCAACTGCTGCTTACCAATGTGAAGGCGCAACAAAAGAAGATGGTAAAGGTGAAGTAATCTGGGATAAGTACTTGCGTGAGCAAGGAACAATTAATCCAGATCCAGCTTGTGATTTCTACCACCGTTATCCAGAAGATTTAGAATTATGTAAAGAATTCCATATTAATGCAATTAGAGTTTCAATTGACTGGGCAAGAATTTTTCCAGAAGGTGAAGGGAGAATTGAGCCAAGAGGTGTTGAATATTACCACAAGTTATTTAAGAAATGTCATGAAGAAGGCGTAGAACCCTTTGTAACGCTTCATCACTTTGATACGCCACAAGCCTTGCAAGACAAGGGCGGCTGGCTTTCACAAGAAATGTTAGACGCTTTTGTTGAATATGCTAAATTCTGCTTTAAGGAGTATGCTGGTGAAGTTAGATACTGGATTACGATTAATGAACCAACATCAATGGCTGGTCAACAATATGTTGGTGGAACATTCCCTCCTGCGTACAAGGATCAATTTGATAAGTGTTTTAAAGCTGAATATAACCAAAATCTAGTTCATGCCCGGATTGTTAATGCTTATAAAGAAGCAGGCTATACTGGCCAAATTGGTATTGTTCATGCTCTTCAAACTGTTTATCCAGCAACTGACAGTGAAGGCGATAAGCATGCCGCTGAATTGAAAGATGTATTAGAAAATAAGTTTTATCTTGATGGAACATTAGCAGGTAAGTATTCAAAGCATACTCTTGCTTTAGTAAAAGAAATCATTGATGCTAATGGTCAACAAATGATTGACATCAAGCCGGAAGACGAAAAAGTACTTCTTAAAGCTGCAAAACAATTAGACTTTGTTGGAGTTAACTATTACTTCTCGAAGTTTATGAAAGAATATCATGGCGACACCGAAATCATTCATAACGGTACTGGTGAAAAGGGAACTGATGTCAACCGTATGAAAGGCGTGGGTGAAGAAATTCACCCCAAGGACTTGCCAGCAACTGATTGGGATTGGATCATTTATCCACAAGGGATGTATGATCAATTGAAGCGTGTTTACGATGATTATCCTCTAGTTCATTCAATCTATATTACCGAAAACGGAATGGGTTATAAGGATAAGTTTGAAGGCGAAGATAAGATCATCGATGATACACCAAGAATTGATTATCTAAAGCAACATATGGAAGAAGTAGCTAAGGCAATTGAAGCTGGTATTCCAGTTAATGGTTACTTTGTATGGTCACTGCAAGATATGTTCTCTTGGACGAATGGTTATTCAAAGCGTTATGGTTTATTCTATGTCGACTTCAAGACGCAGAAGCGTTACGCTAAGAAGAGCGCATATTGGTATAAGAAACTAGCTGAAACTCGAGAAATTCCTCCTGTTGATTAA
- a CDS encoding lactose/cellobiose PTS transporter subunit IIB has protein sequence MNGFTKAMDKMKPKFEKIAANPYVSAVRDGFIAAMPIILFSSLFTLIAYVPNAWGFYWPKAVENALVLPYSYSMGLLALYVTATCAKNLTDYKNLKLPKTNQINPMNVILAAEISFIIIAIKVGKNGLDLTYLGTQGLIASYIVGLIVPNIYYACVKNNVTIKMPDVVPQNIAQTFKDIFPTTFSVALFWIVQIILNQLFGANLSECVVKVLSPLFHASDTYGGLALVAGAMAFFWFVGVQGPSIVAPAVAAIETTNVGLNQQLVHAGMQASHALTINCQDYVMNMGGTGSTFVVPFIFLLLAKSAQNKAAGKAAVIPGCFSVNEPILFGAPIIMNPVFFIPFLVTPMFNVCAYKFFVQVLHMNALYNTLPWTVPAPIGIIVSSGFAGLSFVYVILTLVVDTLIWIPFFKFYDNDLYKQEQAKLAAEKAAGVATATDDSTASLAATDKEAKEGITKDTNVMVICAGGGTSGILAKALNKMAKERNLPLHAAARAYGQHMDIIHDMDLIILAPQMDSMKDNLKEIADHDGSKLVTTTGRQYIELTQKPDLAFKFVVDSLEGKNEDK, from the coding sequence ATGAATGGTTTTACCAAAGCAATGGATAAAATGAAGCCAAAATTCGAAAAAATAGCGGCTAATCCATATGTTTCAGCAGTTCGTGACGGCTTTATTGCTGCCATGCCAATTATTTTGTTTTCAAGTTTGTTTACGCTGATTGCATATGTACCAAACGCATGGGGATTTTATTGGCCGAAGGCAGTAGAAAACGCATTGGTTTTGCCTTATAGCTATTCAATGGGTTTGCTTGCTTTATATGTAACTGCAACTTGTGCGAAGAATTTAACTGATTATAAGAACTTAAAGCTTCCTAAGACAAACCAGATTAATCCAATGAACGTTATCTTAGCTGCTGAAATTTCATTCATTATTATTGCTATTAAAGTTGGTAAAAATGGATTAGATTTAACTTACTTAGGTACGCAAGGATTAATCGCTTCATATATTGTTGGTTTAATCGTACCTAACATTTACTATGCATGTGTTAAGAACAATGTAACTATTAAAATGCCTGATGTTGTACCACAGAACATTGCTCAAACATTTAAAGACATTTTCCCAACGACTTTCTCAGTTGCATTGTTCTGGATAGTTCAAATTATTTTAAACCAACTCTTTGGTGCAAACTTATCAGAATGTGTAGTAAAGGTTCTTTCACCATTATTCCACGCAAGTGATACTTACGGTGGTTTAGCATTAGTTGCTGGTGCGATGGCATTCTTCTGGTTTGTTGGTGTGCAAGGTCCTTCAATTGTTGCTCCAGCCGTAGCCGCAATTGAAACCACTAATGTTGGTTTGAACCAACAATTAGTTCATGCTGGAATGCAAGCAAGTCATGCTTTAACTATTAACTGTCAAGACTACGTTATGAACATGGGTGGTACTGGATCAACTTTCGTAGTTCCATTCATCTTCTTACTTTTAGCTAAATCAGCTCAAAACAAAGCCGCTGGTAAAGCCGCTGTTATTCCTGGATGTTTCTCAGTTAACGAACCTATTTTGTTTGGTGCTCCAATTATCATGAACCCAGTATTCTTCATTCCATTTTTGGTAACACCAATGTTCAATGTTTGTGCTTATAAATTCTTTGTTCAAGTTCTTCACATGAACGCTTTATACAACACATTACCTTGGACTGTTCCAGCTCCAATTGGTATTATCGTATCTTCTGGTTTTGCTGGTTTATCATTTGTTTATGTAATTTTAACTTTAGTTGTTGATACTTTAATTTGGATTCCATTCTTTAAGTTTTACGACAACGATTTGTACAAGCAAGAACAAGCTAAGCTTGCTGCAGAAAAAGCTGCTGGTGTAGCTACTGCTACTGATGATTCAACTGCTAGTCTTGCAGCTACTGACAAAGAAGCTAAGGAAGGTATTACTAAAGATACTAACGTAATGGTTATCTGTGCCGGTGGTGGTACTTCAGGTATCTTAGCTAAGGCTTTAAACAAGATGGCTAAAGAACGTAACTTACCACTTCACGCAGCTGCTCGTGCTTATGGTCAACACATGGATATTATTCATGACATGGACTTGATTATTTTGGCTCCACAGATGGATAGTATGAAGGATAACTTGAAAGAAATTGCTGATCATGATGGTTCTAAATTAGTCACTACTACTGGACGTCAGTACATTGAATTAACTCAAAAACCTGATTTAGCATTTAAGTTTGTTGTTGATAGCCTTGAAGGCAAGAATGAAGATAAGTAA
- a CDS encoding phosphatase PAP2 family protein — protein sequence MKKYSKAIYWGLPISLILAISIILHLGWINAFDNFFEGLVHIVPNLKGLMLKITFLADTKVDLVWMVLIAVILWFRKHRPLATNLVLTMITGDAVGWVIKHLIQRARPVQHLAVDDGFSFPSGHTLGMGMIVIWIIMVLLPVVLKDRTKRFWIDFLLIVWLVIVMISRVYVYAHYPSDVCGSVAIALTWVAVMQFVFEKIKQTVNK from the coding sequence ATGAAAAAATATTCAAAAGCAATATATTGGGGATTACCAATCAGTTTAATCCTTGCTATTTCAATTATTTTGCATTTGGGTTGGATTAATGCCTTCGATAATTTCTTTGAAGGATTAGTTCATATTGTGCCTAATTTGAAGGGGTTAATGCTAAAAATTACTTTTTTGGCCGATACAAAGGTTGATTTGGTTTGGATGGTTTTAATTGCTGTAATTCTATGGTTTAGAAAACATCGTCCGCTTGCAACCAACTTAGTTTTAACGATGATTACCGGAGATGCTGTGGGTTGGGTAATTAAGCACTTAATCCAAAGAGCACGTCCAGTACAACACTTAGCAGTTGATGACGGTTTTAGTTTTCCAAGTGGCCATACCTTAGGAATGGGAATGATTGTAATTTGGATTATAATGGTTCTTTTACCAGTTGTTTTAAAGGATAGAACTAAACGTTTTTGGATTGATTTTCTTTTAATTGTTTGGTTAGTCATCGTAATGATTTCTAGAGTATATGTATATGCTCACTATCCATCAGATGTTTGTGGCTCCGTTGCAATTGCCTTAACTTGGGTTGCTGTTATGCAATTTGTCTTTGAGAAAATTAAACAAACAGTAAATAAATAA
- a CDS encoding PTS lactose/cellobiose transporter subunit IIA: protein MDAEKQITKEEISMTGFSIVAYSGDARTYLMQAMDKASEGKITEAKELVKKAEESINLAHNEQTKLLSKEAGGDDMDVTFIMVHGQDTLMTTMLLKDQMKTIINLYERVNKLEGNSIE, encoded by the coding sequence ATGGATGCAGAAAAGCAAATTACTAAAGAAGAAATTTCAATGACTGGTTTTTCAATTGTCGCTTATTCAGGAGATGCAAGAACTTACTTGATGCAGGCAATGGATAAGGCAAGTGAAGGGAAAATCACTGAAGCAAAGGAACTTGTTAAGAAAGCAGAAGAATCAATTAACTTAGCTCATAATGAACAGACTAAGCTCTTGAGTAAAGAAGCTGGAGGAGATGATATGGATGTAACCTTCATTATGGTCCATGGACAAGATACATTGATGACCACAATGCTTTTAAAGGATCAGATGAAGACAATTATTAACCTTTATGAACGAGTAAATAAGCTCGAAGGAAATAGTATTGAATAA